The Lytechinus variegatus isolate NC3 chromosome 1, Lvar_3.0, whole genome shotgun sequence nucleotide sequence AGAAACATGCTGTTCCCGATTGTGTGTCGTATATTGAGATTGCCTCTTTGTTTGATGGACATGTAGTCTTTGATAGCAAGATACGTCAGCAGTTGGTATCCTATCTAAAAGAAAATTTTGGCTTGATTTCTAAATTTCAGTGCTGCATAATTAaggcatctacatgtacagtccAATGCTTGCATAGTTATGTAGAGTTGTGTCGATTTGTGCTTTGAGTGTTATGTATTTAGATatcttttaatatttcttttcatgaaaaaaaatccattaaacTGCCTTGGGCAGACAATGATGCATGATGTCATATAGTGTAGATTTTAGTATAAAACACGTTTTCCTTTAGACCTTTATAGCCATAGTTCATAGGATGATCACCAAGTGGCAATCGCATGCTTTCATAGGAGTAGGGTGTGCAGAAAACCATTAAGAGATCTAAGAAGCCAGACAATGACCATTCTCTCAAAAGCCAAAGCAAACAGAAAATAGACACCCAAGGAAAACAAAcactaatatacatgtatatagtataATGAAAACACACCATACTTTGATTGCTTTGGGGCTCATCGggtaatttgaattgaaattttcagtgttttcattatactttattttttaaaagtttgattttgttttccttgtgtatttattttctgttttctttggcTTTTGAGTGAATGGTCATTGTCTGACCTCTTAATGGTTTTCTGCACACCCTAATCCTATGAAAGCAAGCACCATGCAATTGCCGCTTGGTGATCATCCTATGGACTGTGAAATTACTTCAGCAAATGTCCTTCCCATCTACTCAATGTGGCTATGTCTCTTCGTGTGATTGAAACTTATTATTCTGTCCGGCTTTACAATACGAGGGAAGTAAGGAGAAGTGCAGAAAATCAGCTTAAGTGAGAATGAGCAAATAACAAGCAAAATTCTTTCAATTGGTTTCCTGTGTGATAATAAGAATAAGTGTTAATTTCTTTCTCTCCACATCTGCAGGATTGAACAGTTCAAGTCACTGCACCAGTTCACCCAATGTGACATGTTGCTTTGGCATCTCATGGCCAGACCGACCACACCCTAGCCCCCCTTCCACCCTTACTCTTCACCACCAAGCATCCTGCTCTGATGTGGGGAGATCAATCTGTGACAAGTGCCTGTATCGTCTATGAGCTCAGAGACAAAGCAGCTGCTGACTTTGTGGAAGCGTAAGACTTTTAGTTGGGACTGTATAGTCTGGCTGCCATCATGATTCACTCAAGGACATATACCATCACGGTGCACATCAACAGTGCCTTTCAAGTAAGTCAAGATTTCCTGGAGATCAAGTTGAAAAAAGCCATATTCAGACCAACTTGAAGTTAGAGAATATGCCAGGTATCCTCtaatcaagaaatttaccctGATCAACCCAAGTCAGAAAATATTAAGTACCTTTTCCAATGTGAAAGTAAAATACTtgtattaaaaaagaataaatgaatagcaTGTACTTGTCAATATTGCAAGAACATTTCGAGGTTGCAGGTATCCTcacagtgtgaaaagcaagtTATGGGAACTTTCTCAACCCAGCGAATAGTGCTTTTTGGACCCACATTGTGGGTTGCGGAGCTAGCGATTTTGTATTGCATATCTCGCCTGCTAATCAGACCATGCTGCAATAGTGTCTGCTTGGAGTCGGTATGAATGCAAAGAATGATTATGGGGTATTATGTGTccttaaaaagttcttgtaaattTTTACAAGTTTTCTGGTGATCATGATGTTGTTCCAAAAATGACTAAAGGTTATGGCTTCCCTCAAgccttttgatttatttaagtACGTTGACagttatttctttattatgaaaaaCTGATTAATATTATATACGTCAAATATATGCTGGTCTTTCTATAGAACCATTAGTGCATGAAGTCATTgaataaataacagaaaattCTCTCAAGCCCTTTGACTTTATATTAAAGTACATTgacaaatgtttatttattatgaaaaaaaaccgaTGAGTAATACATCAAATATACGTGTATGCTTGTCTTTCTAAGGAACCATTAGTGCATgaagtcatttaaaaaaaagaaaattccccATTCCTCCCTGAATTTTTTGCAATGTTTATTTCGTTTTGGAGGCTGCatgaattttgattttgagtAGTGGCTAAAGTAAATAATAACTGACATAATTTTCCTTCTGTTATCTGATATCCAGGTTATGAATGACCTCCGGCGTAAACATGAACTTTGTGATATCGTTCTTTGTGTGGAGGACCAGGAATTCCATGCCCACCGGATCGTTCTTGCGGGCTGCTCCCCATACCTTCGAGCCATGTTCACCAACGGCATGCTGGAGTCAGCAAAAAGTCATGTGGATATACGCGGCATTGATCCTGTTGCCATGGAAATCATCTTGAACTTTATCTACACGGGTACAATTGAGATTGATGTAGAGAACGTTCAGATTGTGCTCGCAGGGGCCAGCATGTTGAACATGGGTAGTCTTCGTAATGTGTGTAGTACATTCTTACAGTCACAACTTGATGCCAGTAACTGCCTTGGTaagtcaaaaattattttctgttatGGTAAGGGTCCAAAAGCTAAGTGGGCACTGTAGCTACACCCCTCTCATTGCACATcaatttcaatggcaaatgaAATCGTTCCTGTTCAAATTTTCCATACATGTAGAGGCTGCAATAAATCACAACAATCATAGAAAAACTGTGAATGTTTGCAGTTTTTCTCTTGAATTCCATATTTTTCTACATCAATTTAAAGAGATCTAATAAATAAGTGCCCAgaaaatgctttttctttttatatgggAAATTGAATATGCAGCATTAGTACACCTTCAAAATAAgtaattattatattttcaaatgtttacaATTACCATTTTCGATTAATTTTTAGAAGGCCATGAAATCTCTAGAAatgattttatgtttatttctttgCTATCGTAGGAATTCACTCTTTCGCTGACATGTATTCTTGTCGAGACCTTGAGAATGCCTCCCGTCGGTTCATCTACCAGCACTTCCAGGAAGTTGTCGGGACTGAAGAATTCTTCCTCATGCCAGAACAGGATGTCGTCGACCTCCTAAAGAGCGACCAGCTCCAGGTAGACGGAGAGGAGGAAGTCTACGAGGCTGCCATTTCTTGGCTGAACTATGACCTCCGTAACCGCAGCCATTGCTGCTGCAGCGTGTTGGAGAATGTCCGCTTTGCGCTTCTAGGGAAGGACTACCTCTTGGAGAACGTCTACAGGTCTGAACTGATCAATCGTTGTACTAAGTGCCAGGATCAGGTGGCTAATGCCTTGAGGATTAGGAATGACAACCAGGCATTAGCATTGATTGGTAGCAGGTCTCAACCGCAAAGTATCTATGTTGTTGGAGGAAGGAACGACCTGGATTGTCAGCTGAGTAGCTGTGAGAGATATGATGCAGTTCATAATAGATGGATACCACAGGTAAGGATAGTTGTTGGGCTCAGACGATCTTTCCctttccaaataaaaaaaaagtattgtgaAACGGAATATGACTTGGTTTAACATTGTATTATTTCATCAAATGCACCATCGCTGTTCATTGTATTTAATGTTGCCTGTTGAATATGGCTATGAAACCAACCATCCAATTTTAAAACTCTCGATGCAATTGTTTAACATCTGTCTTTCACTTTCTAACTCCTCTACCAGGAGAGCATGGAAATCTCCAGAACAGCAGTAGGTGTGGCTACCCTGGATGGCCACCTCTACACCATCGGTGGTGAGTGTGCCTTCAATGGTTCCCATGACGATGACACCATGTACCTCGGTCAAGTAGAATGTTACAATCCTTTGTTGAAACGTTGGAACCCTGGTGCCTGTCTAGGTGTGCCAAGGTCCTTTGTCGCAGTATCCAGCCTTGGTGGTCTTCTGTATGCACTGGGTGAGTAGTCATGTGTGGTAAGGAGTCTTAATCCCAGCGCACACAATGCGACGCAATTGCACTAAGATGCGATTGCACCAAAATCGTAGTGTGCGCCAACCTGCAACACACTGCAATCTGATTTGTTGCCGAAGAATAGCAGACAGAATCtcagatttttttcatgtcaaattttcAGAGATTCTCCTGCAATTTTGatgtcagccaatcagatgagTCCTAGACGATCATGTCACAACCAATTTCCTGTGCTGCTGCAGTGCAGTTGACATATGGGTAAAGGACGAGGTGCCATGGAGATCCAGTATTATGCTGAGTTGTTACAATGTGTGTGCCGACTTGTGATGAGATTGCACTGAGATGCGATAGGCCACTAGTTGTAATCAGATAGTGCATGGTGTGTGCATCAATTTCAATGGCAAAATGTGCTCTTTATGTATGGAGCTTTGACTGCAGTGTGGCAATTGTCAAAGAaattttaatagcatttgaacATTCAACCCTATGAAATTTCAATGGTTAAAGCTCCAAATAGTGATAGGAATAGGGAAATCGAATTTCAGCCTATTTCGTGCATTCTCatagaaataaaagcaaatttcattccaaattgtaatattgtcatcatcatcaccagggAAGCCTTTCAAGTTAAGTTTTGTCAATGGTTTTCACTGACTTATTTGCTCTcatccaatcagatgcaaggatttacAGTATCTTataaaaatcactgacaaatatCTTAATGAAATACTCCCCTGGGATGTGTGTATAGGGTGGATGGAGTGTGTGGCCATGCATGTATACCTAGCCATAAGGTTCAGGCTCACTATACATTACATttaggacaaatccacccccccccccaaaaaaaaaaaaaaaaatggatgaatgaatgaaaggagaaaaataaaatgagcaTAACACTGGAAATGTCAAAATTGTATGTGAAATAAGGAATAAATAAGTTGTGACactaaaattttgcttatttttctcaaaacaccTATGCAGTATGCAGAGCCCAGTAACATTCAAATTACAGACTGGGGGAGTCTGTAGTGTCACTCACTGTTTTCATTAAACCTGAAATATTAACACAAATAAAgtgtaaattattttgatacaaAAACATAATCAACCCTTCTGATAGTTTGATGATAAAGATCGTTGCGCATTTCACAGCTGTGGTTGTTTGATCagtcgtttttgtctcacctgcgaagcaaagtgagactataggcgccgcttttccgacggcgacggcggcggcggcgacggcggcggcggcggcggcgtcaacatcaaatcttaacctgaggttaagtttttgaaatgatgtcataacttagaaagtatatggacctagttcataaaacttggccataaggttaatcaagtattactgaacatcctattagagtttcatgtcacatgaccaaggtcaaaggtcatttagggtcaatgaacttagaccatgttggaggaatcaacatcgaaatcttaacctgaggttaagtttttgaaatgtcatcataacttagaaaatatatggacctagttcatgaaacttggacataaggttaatcaagtatcactgaacatcctgcatgagtttcacgtcacatgaccaaggtcaaaggtcatttagggtcaatgaactttggccgaattggggatatctgttgaattcccatcataactttgaaagtttatggatctgattaatgaaacttggacataatagtaatcaagcatcactgaacattttgtgcaagtttcaggtctcatgattaaggtcaaaggtcatttagggtcaatgaactttggccgaatcgggggtatctgttgaattaccatcataactttgaaagtttattggtctagttcattgaacttggacattagagtaatcaagtatcactgaacatcctgtgctcatttcaggtcacatgaccaaggtcaaaggtcaatgaactttggccgaattgggtgtatctgttgaattaccatcataactttgaatgtttatggatctgattcatgaaacttgtacataagagtaatcaagtatcactgaacatcctgtgcgagtttcaggtcacatgatcaaggtcaaaggtcatgtaaggacaatgaactttggccatgtcggggtttttcgttgaataaccaccatcatatctctgtaagtttattggtctagttcataaaaagtggtctagttcattaaacttggacataagagtaaccatgtatcactgaacatcttgtgcgagttagagtagtattcatagtcagcactgctgctatattgaaccgcgtgatgcaggtgagacggccagaggcattccacttgttactaaTAATGAGATTCTGGGTTTATGCCCTTTGATATTTATAATAGGCTTACAAAAAATGTATCGACGGTTTCGCTTATGCATCAGAATTAATAAATCATTAGACTGCACTAGAGGCATGTGAAACTTCTTCAAATTGGGATGCTTGAAAAGGTCAAACTATAATCAGATATGTCTCGCTTTCATTTCAAACATGATTCATTGGATGTAAAGGGGCAAATCACACATCACCGGCTTAGATGGTAGTTCGCAGCaatttgcccccaaaatggtaatgcgatgatgatgatgatgatgatgatgatgatggtaatgatgatgatgatgataatgataataataacagtgataacaataataataaggatagataattataataatactatTTGTCAGTGGATGTCTGATTTTACTGGATCTCACGATTATTGATCCAAcaatcaaagtacatgtacatgtaatttggaCAATGtgcatgaaaaaattgtttgattttgtagAGTAATGATCATTTTAAAGGCctcactttaattttttttttacaaatttgggTCTCAGTCATGAAGCATTAATTCCACTTTTGATGATCAATTGACTTAATCACAAGGGGCTAGGTTTGAtgtaaatttgcttttaaatttTTAGTTGTGTGCTTTCATGCATCAATGTAGTGGTCACATAGTTTGCTGTAAAAACCATTCACTCAGGGAAAATGGTCTGAAAATGCAGCCTAAACTCCCTGGCAGTGACTTGTACATAGAAGGTTCCTCTCACCAAGttgtatttgtgctagtcttaatgtCAAGACCCATGTGTTGATCAAactttcaatcagggtctgtgccggCAGACTAGTGCTCACATCCTTCTCTTGGGACACAAGATCAGTACTCAAAATGAGATTACACATctcacatcatacatgtaccggtacatgTTTTGCCACTTTATACGCATGACTTGAAATGTGTGAAATCTGTGAAAGAACCCCCaggctttattttcattacccTCTTGTTTCTCCCTTGTGTATGTACATTAGGAGGTGAAGACAACAACACCAGTCACAACGCAGTGGAGGTTTACGACCCTACCAACGATTTCTGGACGTTTGCACCCTCCATGAAGCAAAGGAGAAGTGGGTGTGGCGTGGCAGTGTGCGACGGGAAGCTTTATGTTGCAGGTAACCTTTAGTCTAGTGTTCACAAAATGGATAATAATGAGGTTCCATggcatttgctctggcgacaattgctccgatggaaaatctttACATTAACCAAGCATATAACCTAACCTCCAAAGACTAGATAAAtcctaatccttatctttacattattctgaactaAAAATTCTAATTACAACCTCACTCTAACCCCATGCCCTCTGATATATTATGACCGGAGCATTGTCGCAgaagaaaatgtcatgtcaccgATAATGAAGACACTAAACCCTGAGATGTGTACCTCACAGAATAGGGAATATGATTAAATATCTATgttatttgtacatgtaataatagtataggatttgtatagcacaaggatccaccttgctaggtgcccaaggcactcctatattaccccagctaagctagTCAACCGATTCAGGTGTGCACAggtttttgaggaattacttcctgccggtatccatttaccttacctgggttgagtgcagcttAATGTGGGTAAatctcttgctgaaggaaaatatgccATGGCTTCGAATCGACCGCACATCCAtgagattgaaagacgagagtcttaaACACTAGACCACCACGCCCCCACATATACATTTTTGTTCTATCATTTGGTAGAAGCAGTCCATATGTTTTGTTTACTGATAATGCAACAGATGGAATATATTTTAATCAGATCAGATCAGATAGAGTGTGTCATCATGAATAATTCTGATATCATGGGCAGATTAATAGAATATAGCTAGATATTATATATGACAGACCTGATACTATaattatcaatttcaaatttatttagtTCTTTGCTGGTATGGTGTGCCGGTCTTTTGTAATTTGATATACAGCTGATATGTTATACAATGCTAATCTTTAAATCTAATTTAATTGTATTCATCTAATTTCATTATTGAGTTAATTAAatttagaataaaaatgaaGTTACTTACATGAAATTGTAAAGAATAAAGGCAAATAAGGATACGAAAGTACGAGGTATTCAaacttcttcatcatcattatcaatgtcatcgtcatcatcgtcatcaacattattatcttcattgtcatcatcatcgttataaTCATTATGACCATTATCtccatcatgatcattatcatcatcatcattatcttcatcatcactatcaactTCAActatatcattgttatcatcaatatcattgtcatcatgaacatcatcattatcatctccatcattaCTATTTTATCACCATCAGcttcattgtcatcatttttatcatcgttagcatgtcatcatcatcaccatcacaatcatcatcatcattgtaatctcaatcatcatcaccttatTAAACCAAGATAACTATTTCAATATGAttacattcatcatcatcatcatcatcatgataatccTGATGATTATAGTCATCATCAATGTCACCATTACCCTTTTATTCcctcttttgttttcttcatgaaataAGGTGGTTACGACAAGAGCTACAGAACGGAGAGGGCCAGCGTCGAGTGCTACGATCCCGAGACTCAAGAATGGCACTTTGTGGCGGAGATGGAGAAAGCGAGGTCAGGGTTAGCCTTGGTTGCCATGGATCATTATATCTATGCTGTCGGAGGTCGGTTACGACATACTGACCAGTTCTTTAATATTGCTGAAAGGTGAGAGGTGGCAATGTCAAATTATGGTTGGTtccacgacatttgctctggcgacaattgctctgatggaaaatctgcatgttaagccAAACATGAAATCtgacctccaaaactaaataaaccctaatccttatctttgattcaaaaactctattacaatcctaactttaaccctatgccctctgagatattaagaccggagcaaatgtcacaggagcaaatgttgtgtcactaTATTGGCAGGCTCTCTAGAATGGAATAATGAATAATTGCATTGAAAGTTTAGTATTGCTATGAGCTTTTATAGTTACAGGTCACATGGTACAAGTGAAGTGCTGATTTTGAAATGAAACCTAACATAAGTTAAAGCATATTGGggaaatgtgtgtgtgtttttttcaaagtgaaacaaacatctcttcttttttttgctgctTGAATTCTGTTGACAACATTGCTATGAGTTGAAGTTATTTCATCAAACCCAGTGCATTTAACATACAACATTTCAATGTATTTCATTGACTGTGTTTGCATTGTAGTTCTGAATCCTGTCTTTTGATTTGTTATCATCTTTCAGATACAACACTCAAACCCAGCAGTGGTCTTCCATCCGGTCAATGATTACACCTCGAGCCTGGCCAGCTGTTTCCATCTACGACAACAAAATCTTTGTTATGGGCGGGTACGATGGATCCAACCGGCTGCGTAGCGTCGAGGTGTACGATCCGCATCTTGATTCCTGGTCACGAGCAAGCAACATGAACGTAGCACGGGCGGGATGTGGAGCTGCGGTGGTATGACCAAGTGGACCCGGTCTTGGGTCTTTTCGCTCAGTCAGTCAGCATGATAAAAACTATTGAAAAACTTTCACTGATGATGACAGCATGGCAGTGTTAGGGCCTCATGTGAGCCCTCTGTGAGAATGTAGCATCTGAGATGCTTTCACCATTGACCAATTAATTCTTAAATGTTAGGCTTTAATAAGTCagtgatggtgaagccaatggATTAATTATCTGGTTGGATCATGTGGTTATGAGAGTAGATCTGTCTGCATAGTCCTGGACAGGTTTGAAATATTAAGATTTTCTTGATCTTGTATCACAAACAGGTCTACATGTCAAGTCTCATCGGatcacagaaatctgtttgaccTTGACAAAATTTGACTTAAAATATGTTGTTAacacatattttgtatattctgGTTTGGGAAAGTTCAGAGATTATTTGCCTAATGGAAAGTTGAACTTTATATGCAGTGTAATGTATCTGGTTATTCCCTCATATGGATAAGGacccaaaaacaaaatagagcAATCATTATGAACAAGCAAAGTTGGATTTTCACAGGATACATAATAGGCAAATTTAAATTTGCAATTCTTCTGTGACATCATTTTGCGAAGATTTTCATGCACGTGCGCAAGACAACTGCTCTTGCTTTGCCTCTTTTACGTTTATATTTCTCTGAAATCTACTAAGCATTACCCTCAGTTGGGCATACTGGGTAGTTATGTCATCGGGCGTTCATGAAAGGACTCGTCTAGTGTTATTCCATCAAGTCCTCTTTTATCCAAAAAAATATGGTAGTGACCATACTTCTAGCCAAGAAAATTCAAGGAAAGTTataacttgtcagacaaaaatgttgatgaaaggCTCCCCAGATCACCACAGAAAGTATACTATATACAGTTAAATGATGGATTTGCTGATAGGGTACAAAGCTTATGCTTTGTGTCCCCACTCGTAGCTTTATAGGTATGTGCTGGGGATTTTTGCAGGAATCCCACTATAGAAGAGCTATGCGTCTTTACACAGTAACTTTCCTTCATTCCCCATTGTTTTGTCTATGATGAAATgtaagattttttaaagaaaggcCGCTTGCGGGATTCCCATGTGAAGAGGCGGCACCGTAATTTAGGACTCACACATTACATATTACATCAGTAGGAAAGCTAAAGCAACTCTTCAGCACCCTGCAGACTAGAACAATGATCGGTCTAGGAACATTCTGTGTCACTGGATTGGCATTGCAAATCTGAAGCTGCCTTAGACCCTGGATGCTTGAAGGATCAAAAGATTTCCAGGGCAAATTGCATCCAATCCAAGACTTATTATTTCAtcgaaggggggagggggtgtctAAGTCATGCCCAAATGATGACTTGCACATGATATCTAACAAACGATGTCATTAATTAATATGCAACTGCACATGCCCCCTTAGcttgatctgaccaatgtggcgATGCATTTTACACTGCATGCAGTTTGGAttttaaatgtgattttcaGTCACAGATTAaacaagacccccccccccccccggtcctTGAACCTCAGGGCTTGCCAAATTTGCTGTCGGAATCTCTGATAGATCTAACTATAGGACCAAATGCACAGAGATTTATGACCAAATGTTGcagcatctacatgtacacctaTCTACAAGGGCATTTTGCTCATTCTGTAGATGTGGTTTCTCAACAAGACAAAATGTATCTATTCTTGAATTATTGTACCCACGCTTGCTAGGCAAGCAGTTTTACTACAGTGTGcttatgtacttttttaatatacataacGGGGTAATTGTAAAGAGCCCAGCAGAATGAACATGGAGTGTCCTTTTCTAGCTTGTATTATTGTATGATATTAGTACATATTGACCCTAATTCCATAAATCTTGTTTGAAAAGCAAATGCAGATATATCCTACGACAAATCatctttcagccaatcaaacgTCATGATTTGTTAATAGAATTtgacaagtttcatcaaaacaGGGCCTGGCTTCTGTGCCATAGCTGAGGCAGTACatgcatattttgtatttcttgtatCCAACAAATGTACGTGTGCACGTgtattaaatacaaataaaccATAAATTGACACGCCGTGTCCTCTGCAGATTCACATTGTACTTTGTGACCTGCTACTATGAAACCAACAACAAGttgctcaaaatgaatttttgagattttttttcagcttgataaaacatattaaaaaaaattaacaataacCCACACAAGTATTTGATTGAATGTAGATAAATTTCAGTGAGAGcttcaaagaaaatgaaagaaaagaaggttTGAAGTTCAGGGTTCGCTCAAGCAGATATTCTGTGACACTTTCAGGCAGTCAAAGGAATTGTTTCAAAGGAGactcttgtctttttttttactttacaacTTCAAAGTTTAATCATGTAAAGAAGAATTACTATTCAAATaaccttttttctctttgaaGACCAAAGTGATGTTTTGGTTAGTTACAGAAAACCCTTCTTTGTGACTTATTGTTTATTTGGGGGTGATGGGTTTAGGGTTTAGTCAGATTAGTTTTCTTAATTTTAGCATCTAAATGTACTTGGGATTTGCATATATATTTGCTGCGGTTTTCTTTTCATACTTACGTGTAGATTAATGTTCAGATTGGAAAAGTTGGAGAAAATTATCCAAGAAGTTGAAGTAGATTTATACTCAAACAAAACAAGTCTTGAGTCttgattttcttaaaaattagACCTTCATTCCCTCATCCATGtccacaataattttttttaacaatcgTGGGGCGATGCAAGAACTTGCATGTTCAATAtcctttctttgaaaatacactAAATGCAAATTCCTTCCAacatgaacatgatttttttttccttgtgcTTAAAAacctatgattttttttcaccattgATCATTATTTGTCTTCCTGTTTGTGGATCATtgtagcccagtggattagtctccagactatgaaacagaaggtcgtgggttcgaaacctagccatggcataatttccttcggcaagaaatttatctacagtcattgtgctgcactcgacccaggtgaggtgaatggatacccggtaggattta carries:
- the LOC121421190 gene encoding kelch-like protein 17, with protein sequence MIHSRTYTITVHINSAFQVMNDLRRKHELCDIVLCVEDQEFHAHRIVLAGCSPYLRAMFTNGMLESAKSHVDIRGIDPVAMEIILNFIYTGTIEIDVENVQIVLAGASMLNMGSLRNVCSTFLQSQLDASNCLGIHSFADMYSCRDLENASRRFIYQHFQEVVGTEEFFLMPEQDVVDLLKSDQLQVDGEEEVYEAAISWLNYDLRNRSHCCCSVLENVRFALLGKDYLLENVYRSELINRCTKCQDQVANALRIRNDNQALALIGSRSQPQSIYVVGGRNDLDCQLSSCERYDAVHNRWIPQESMEISRTAVGVATLDGHLYTIGGECAFNGSHDDDTMYLGQVECYNPLLKRWNPGACLGVPRSFVAVSSLGGLLYALGGEDNNTSHNAVEVYDPTNDFWTFAPSMKQRRSGCGVAVCDGKLYVAGGYDKSYRTERASVECYDPETQEWHFVAEMEKARSGLALVAMDHYIYAVGGRLRHTDQFFNIAERYNTQTQQWSSIRSMITPRAWPAVSIYDNKIFVMGGYDGSNRLRSVEVYDPHLDSWSRASNMNVARAGCGAAVV